Within the Vagococcus carniphilus genome, the region GAACACCTGGTTTTTGAATAGGTTCACCTTTAACAATTGATTCATAAGTTTTCACACGACCTACAACGTCATCTGACTTGTAAGTTAAGATTTCTTGTAATGTGTAAGCAGCACCGTAAGCTTCAAGTGCCCAAACCTCCATCTCACCAAAACGTTGTCCACCAAATTGAGCTTTACCTCCAAGTGGTTGTTGCGTTACTAATGAGTATGGTCCAATAGATCTAGCATGTAATTTATCATCAACCATGTGGGCTAATTTCAGCATGTACATAACACCAACAGAAATACGGTTATCAAATGGTTCACCTGTACGTCCGTCATAAAGAATTGTTTTAGCATCTTTAGCTAAGTTAGCTTCCTCAACAGTACTCCATACATCCTCTTCATTTGCCCCATCAAATACTGGTGTTGCTACATGAATATTCAATGAACGAGCTGCCATACCTAAATGTAGCTCAAGTACTTGTCCAATATTCATACGAGAAGGTACCCCTAATGGGTTTAACATGATATCAACTGGTGTACCGTCTGGTAAGAATGGCATATCTTCTTCTGGCATAATACGAGAAACTACCCCTTTATTACCATGACGACCGGCCATCTTGTCACCTTCATGAATTTTACGTTTTTGAACGATATAAACACGGACTAACATGTTAACACCAGGTGCTAACTCATCTCCTGCTTCACGAGTAAAGATTTTCACATCATGAACAATACCGCCACCACCATGTGGTACACGTAATGAAGTATCACGAACTTCACGCGCTTTTTCACCAAAGATAGCATGTAGTAAACGTTCTTCAGCTGATAATTCTGTTACCCCTTTAGGAGTTACTTTACCAACTAATAAATCACCATCTTTAACTTCAGCACCAATACGGATAATACCCATTTCGTCTAAATCTTTAAGAGCGTCATCTCCGACGTTAGGTAATTCGCGAGTGATTTCTTCAGGTCCTAATTTAGTATCACGAGCTTCTGATTCGTATTCTTCAATATGAATAGAAGTATAAACATCATCTTTAACAAGACGACGACTCATAATAATCGCATCTTCGTAGTTGTAACCTTCCCAAGTCATGAAGGCAACCAATACGTTTTGACCTAAAGCCATTTCGCCTTCTTCCATAGAAGAACCATCTGCTAATGTATCTCCTGCTTCAACAATTTCTCCCAACTTAACGATTGGACGTTGGTTGTAACTTGTACCAGCATTTGAACGATGGAATTTAATTACATTATATTTATCTAAAGCGCCATTGTTACGACGGATACGGATTTCTTTTGCATCCACATATTCAACAACACCATCATTTTTACATAAAAGAGCTGCACCAGAGTCATGAGCTGCTTTATATTCCATACCAGTACCCACGATTGGAGAACGAGGTTGGATTAAAGGAACTGCCTGACGCTGCATGTTCGCACCCATAAGTGCACGGTTAGAGTCATCGTTTTCCAAGAAAGGAATACATGCTGTCGCTACCGCAACTACTTGCTTAGGAGAAACGTCCATGTAGTCAACTTTTTCTGTTGAAACTTCTAAGTTTTCACTTTGAATACGAGCCATAACAAGTTCTTCAGCAAAAGTTCCATCTTCATTTAATGGAGAGTTCGCTTGAGCTACCATGTAATGGTCTTCCTCATCAGCTGTTAAATAATCAATATGAGCTGTTACTCTTCCAGATGAACGGTCTACACGACGATATGGTGTTTCGATAAAACCATATTTGTTCACTTTCGCATAACTAGACAAACTATTGATTAACCCGATATTTGGTCCCTCAGGCGTTTCAATCGGACACATACGACCATAATGTGAGTAGTGAACGTCACGTACTTCATAACCGGCACGGTCACGAGTCAAACCACCAGGCCCTAAGGCAGATAGACGACGTTTATGAGTTAACTCACTAAGTGGATTTGTTTGGTCCATGAATTGTGACAACTGAGAAGAACCAAAGAATTCTTTCATTGAAGCAACAACTGGACGAATATTAATTAATTGTTGTGGTGTTAACGTTTCAGTGTCTTGGATAGACATACGTTCACGAACCACACGTTCCATACGAGATAAACCAATACGGAATTGATTTTGTAATAACTCACCAACTGAACGAATACGACGATTTCCTAAATGGTCGATATCGTCTACTTGGCCAATGCCTTCTTGTAAATTCAAGAAGTAACTCATTGTTGCAATAATATCAGCAGGACGAACTGTCTTAACTTTATCGCCTAAGTTACCATTCCCAATCACGTTAACAACACGTTCAGGATCTTTTGGTGATAATACTTTAATAACTTGAACAGTCATTGGCTCAGTTACTACACCATCTTCACTTGGGTAATAAGTAACACTGTTAATACCATTATCTAAGTACTCTTCTAAGTTATCCATAACTTGACGAGAAATAACTGTTCCTTTTTCAGCAACAATTTCTCCTGTTTCAGGATCAACTAAAGTTTCTGCTAATGTTTGGTTTAACAGACGAGTTTTTAAGTTTAATTTTTTGTTAACTTTGTAACGACCCACTGAAGCTAAATCATAACGTTTTGGATCAAAGAAACGAGAGTTTAATAAGTTTCTTGAACTTTCCGCTGTTTTAGGTTCGCCTGGGCGAAGTCTTTCATAGACATCTTTTAAGGCTTCCTCTGTACGAGAGTCACCTGAGTTTTTATGGATATCTTTTTCAATAGTAGCTTGTAAGCTTTCACTTTCACCAAAGATTTCCATAATAGTTGAATCTGAGCCAAAACCTAAAGCACGTACTACAACAGTAAACGGAATCTTTCTTGTACGGTCAATACGAGCATATGATAAATTCTTAGCATCAGTTTCTAATTCTAGCCAAGCACCACGGTTTGGAATAACAGTTGTTCCAAATCCTTCTTGTCCATTCTTTTCAGTTTTTCCATTAAAGTAAACTCCGGGTGAACGAACCAACTGT harbors:
- the rpoB gene encoding DNA-directed RNA polymerase subunit beta translates to MVGHVVKYGKHRERRSYSRISEVLELPNLIEIQTDSYKWFLDEGLREMFEDILPITDFSDKLSLEFVDYEMKEPKYTVEEARAHDANYSAPIHVTLRLDNQVTGEIKSQEVFFGDFPLMTEMGTFIINGAERVVVSQLVRSPGVYFNGKTEKNGQEGFGTTVIPNRGAWLELETDAKNLSYARIDRTRKIPFTVVVRALGFGSDSTIMEIFGESESLQATIEKDIHKNSGDSRTEEALKDVYERLRPGEPKTAESSRNLLNSRFFDPKRYDLASVGRYKVNKKLNLKTRLLNQTLAETLVDPETGEIVAEKGTVISRQVMDNLEEYLDNGINSVTYYPSEDGVVTEPMTVQVIKVLSPKDPERVVNVIGNGNLGDKVKTVRPADIIATMSYFLNLQEGIGQVDDIDHLGNRRIRSVGELLQNQFRIGLSRMERVVRERMSIQDTETLTPQQLINIRPVVASMKEFFGSSQLSQFMDQTNPLSELTHKRRLSALGPGGLTRDRAGYEVRDVHYSHYGRMCPIETPEGPNIGLINSLSSYAKVNKYGFIETPYRRVDRSSGRVTAHIDYLTADEEDHYMVAQANSPLNEDGTFAEELVMARIQSENLEVSTEKVDYMDVSPKQVVAVATACIPFLENDDSNRALMGANMQRQAVPLIQPRSPIVGTGMEYKAAHDSGAALLCKNDGVVEYVDAKEIRIRRNNGALDKYNVIKFHRSNAGTSYNQRPIVKLGEIVEAGDTLADGSSMEEGEMALGQNVLVAFMTWEGYNYEDAIIMSRRLVKDDVYTSIHIEEYESEARDTKLGPEEITRELPNVGDDALKDLDEMGIIRIGAEVKDGDLLVGKVTPKGVTELSAEERLLHAIFGEKAREVRDTSLRVPHGGGGIVHDVKIFTREAGDELAPGVNMLVRVYIVQKRKIHEGDKMAGRHGNKGVVSRIMPEEDMPFLPDGTPVDIMLNPLGVPSRMNIGQVLELHLGMAARSLNIHVATPVFDGANEEDVWSTVEEANLAKDAKTILYDGRTGEPFDNRISVGVMYMLKLAHMVDDKLHARSIGPYSLVTQQPLGGKAQFGGQRFGEMEVWALEAYGAAYTLQEILTYKSDDVVGRVKTYESIVKGEPIQKPGVPESFRVLVKELQALGLDMRVLDINDEELELRDMDDEDDDLITVDALAKYAKEQAEKEQAEKSLKDAQEGKE